TCGCTCGTCACCATATCAAATGAGTTACCTATGGCATTTCTGATTTCCCCGGCACGGGCTTCATCAATACGAATCGTAATGGCATTGATCGTTTCATTTTCTCCACCATCTGCAAAGACAACCGGTGTATGACTATAGCGCTGGCTATTTGTAAACCCTGCAACCGCCAACTCACTTTCTTCCCCAAATACTAGCCTATCACCGATTTTAATACCTTCCCGCTGTAAGGATGCATCCACAATTACTTCATCTTGTTGCTGAATGGAGTTTCCTTCACGGACAGGCGGCAAGAGCATGCCATCTGATTCTGTCACAAATAAAGCTACATCCTCATTCTGATCAGTCCCATTAACAGAAGCATTCATCATCCGAATCGAAAGCGAATTCGCTTGTTCAACACCTTCAATTTGTGCGATTTCATCTAAATTTTTACTAGAAATAAACGACTTTGTCATCTCAAGCTCAGCACCGGCATCCATTACAATATAATCTACCTCCAGGTTTTGAATAGCCGATGCATTATCTGCAGATAGCCCTTTTGCTAATCCGGAAATAATAAAAATCAGACTAGCAATTAATATAATAATTAAACCGATTAAGGCATATCGAATTTTTCCATGAGCTAATTCCCGTATAGTTAGAAACATCCTGTTCACTCCTCTATTTATTTCATATTTCAAGCATACATAAGGAATATGAACA
This region of Oceanobacillus sp. FSL K6-2867 genomic DNA includes:
- a CDS encoding ABC transporter permease — its product is MFLTIRELAHGKIRYALIGLIIILIASLIFIISGLAKGLSADNASAIQNLEVDYIVMDAGAELEMTKSFISSKNLDEIAQIEGVEQANSLSIRMMNASVNGTDQNEDVALFVTESDGMLLPPVREGNSIQQQDEVIVDASLQREGIKIGDRLVFGEESELAVAGFTNSQRYSHTPVVFADGGENETINAITIRIDEARAGEIRNAIGNSFDMVTSEEALKGIPSYSQEQASLNMMIVFLFVITAFVLAAFFYVITLQKRDQFGVLKALGAKTLYLLQNLVGQVVLISVLCIGIASGLTLGIAAILPEGMPFLLTAEGMMQTSILILFVSIIGAFLSLIQIVKIDPIEAIEGAGK